A region from the Brachyspira hampsonii genome encodes:
- a CDS encoding leucine-rich repeat domain-containing protein, with translation MTDNDFNKLIKWAKKNDAYHIASMNKKQITSMKELNLSNLDIERVPLEIFKLTNIEKLYLSLNYIEKIPKQIKDLKKLKVLDISANSIKLIPKEIFDLEMLEYLNISNNYIDKIDNDIEKLMNLKELDISSCNISSLPNGIFKLYNIKFLDISVNKIKSIDKKIKNLENLEELIIDSNKLKKIPKEINDLKKLKILSIF, from the coding sequence ATGACTGATAATGATTTTAATAAATTGATTAAATGGGCTAAAAAAAATGATGCATATCATATAGCAAGTATGAATAAAAAACAAATAACTTCAATGAAAGAATTGAATTTAAGCAACTTGGATATTGAAAGAGTTCCTTTAGAAATTTTTAAACTTACAAATATAGAAAAACTTTATTTATCTTTGAATTATATAGAAAAAATACCAAAACAAATAAAAGACTTAAAAAAATTAAAAGTTCTTGATATATCTGCTAATAGTATAAAACTTATACCTAAAGAAATATTTGATTTAGAAATGCTTGAATATTTAAATATATCTAATAATTATATTGATAAAATTGATAACGATATAGAAAAACTTATGAACTTAAAAGAATTAGATATAAGCAGCTGTAATATATCATCTCTTCCTAACGGCATATTTAAATTATATAATATTAAATTTCTTGATATATCAGTAAATAAAATAAAAAGTATAGATAAAAAGATAAAAAATTTAGAAAATTTAGAGGAGCTAATTATTGATTCAAATAAATTAAAAAAAATCCCTAAAGAAATAAATGATTTGAAAAAATTAAAAATATTATCAATTTTTTAA
- a CDS encoding V-type ATP synthase subunit A produces the protein MTKGKVTAIISNLISIEVDGPVSQNEICYVSCGNAKLMAEVIKISGTSASAQVFESTRGVKLGDAVEFTGSMLEIELGPGLLGKNFDGLQNDLDKLQGVFLERGKYNDLSEDKESTYDFTPIAKVGEEVAAGDWIGAVKEGWIDHKIMVPFKFQGKGTVESVASAGTYHLQDTLAVIKTSNGEKVNVTMVQTWPVKLTIKAYKEKPRPFKLLETGVRTIDTFNPITEGGTGFIPGPFGAGKTVLQHALATNANADLIIMTACGERANEVVEIFTEFPELIDPRTGRSLMERTTIICNTSNMPVAAREASVYVGMTIAEYYRSMGLKVLLLADSTSRWAQALREMSNRLEELPGPDAFPIDLPAIISSFYARAGFVYLNNGETGSITFIGTVSPAGGNLKEPVTESTRKAARCFYALSQKRADSKRYPAVDPLDSYSKYIEYPEFIEFSDTNIEKGWADKVTRAKDIARRGQEANDQISILGDDAVPLEYHQRLWKAELIDFVLLQQDAFDKVDKNCPIERQKELLNQVMKVVEADYRFDDYSEVGTYFKRLINAFKQMNYSVYQSDDHKKYTAEMESIFAERSITHA, from the coding sequence ATGACTAAAGGTAAAGTAACTGCTATTATATCAAACCTAATTTCAATAGAGGTAGACGGTCCTGTTTCACAAAACGAGATATGTTATGTATCTTGCGGTAATGCGAAACTTATGGCTGAGGTTATTAAAATATCAGGTACTAGTGCTAGTGCTCAGGTATTTGAATCTACTAGGGGTGTAAAATTAGGTGATGCCGTAGAGTTTACCGGTTCAATGTTAGAGATTGAATTAGGACCTGGACTTTTAGGTAAAAACTTTGACGGACTTCAAAATGACCTTGACAAATTACAAGGCGTATTCTTAGAAAGAGGTAAATATAATGATCTTTCTGAAGATAAAGAATCAACTTATGACTTTACTCCGATAGCTAAAGTTGGAGAAGAAGTAGCTGCAGGCGACTGGATAGGTGCTGTTAAAGAAGGTTGGATTGACCATAAAATAATGGTTCCTTTCAAATTTCAAGGCAAAGGCACTGTTGAAAGCGTAGCTTCAGCAGGAACTTATCATTTACAGGACACATTAGCTGTTATAAAAACTTCTAATGGTGAAAAAGTTAATGTAACTATGGTACAAACTTGGCCTGTAAAACTTACTATTAAAGCATATAAAGAAAAACCAAGACCATTTAAATTATTGGAAACTGGTGTTAGAACTATAGATACTTTCAATCCTATTACTGAAGGCGGTACAGGATTTATTCCGGGACCATTCGGTGCAGGTAAAACAGTATTGCAGCACGCTTTGGCTACTAACGCAAATGCCGACTTGATTATAATGACAGCATGCGGTGAAAGGGCTAATGAGGTAGTAGAAATATTTACTGAGTTCCCAGAACTTATAGACCCAAGAACAGGAAGAAGTTTGATGGAAAGAACTACTATCATCTGTAACACTTCAAACATGCCGGTTGCTGCCCGTGAAGCTTCAGTTTATGTAGGTATGACTATTGCTGAATATTACAGATCAATGGGACTTAAAGTTCTTCTTCTTGCCGACTCTACTTCTCGTTGGGCTCAGGCTTTAAGAGAGATGTCTAACCGTCTTGAGGAATTACCTGGTCCAGACGCGTTCCCTATTGACTTGCCTGCTATTATTTCTAGTTTCTATGCCAGAGCAGGTTTCGTATACTTAAATAACGGAGAAACAGGTTCTATTACATTCATAGGTACAGTATCTCCTGCAGGCGGTAACTTGAAAGAGCCTGTAACAGAATCTACTCGTAAAGCAGCTAGATGTTTCTACGCTTTATCACAAAAACGTGCCGACAGTAAAAGATATCCTGCTGTTGACCCATTAGATTCTTATTCTAAATATATTGAGTATCCAGAGTTCATAGAATTCTCAGATACTAATATAGAAAAAGGATGGGCTGATAAAGTAACTAGAGCTAAAGATATTGCTAGAAGAGGACAGGAAGCTAATGACCAAATAAGCATTCTTGGTGATGACGCAGTACCTCTTGAATACCATCAGCGTTTATGGAAAGCTGAGCTTATAGACTTTGTATTATTACAGCAAGATGCTTTCGATAAAGTAGATAAAAACTGCCCTATAGAAAGACAAAAAGAATTATTAAATCAAGTTATGAAAGTTGTAGAAGCTGATTACAGATTTGATGATTACAGCGAAGTAGGTACTTATTTCAAAAGACTTATCAACGCTTTCAAACAGATGAACTATTCTGTATATCAGTCTGATGATCATAAAAAATACACAGCTGAGATGGAATCAATATTTGCTGAAAGGAGTATAACACATGCCTAA
- a CDS encoding pseudouridine synthase produces MKKQQNEEAVRLVKVILESGFASRRNCEKAIMSGRVRVNNQVILDPAYRVKEDDSVSIDRELIKRQTKRYMALYKPIGVVSTTKYLPGRRIITEFFKGIKERLFYAGRLDSESRGIMIITNDGEFANIITHPSYEILKVYDVTVNGKIDSEALLNASKGITIKNVSYSPFKFKILSKGRIQSKIRLTINEGKNREIRKIFDYLGYKVIDLERISVGCVSKYDEVSGTLEAGHIRDLTKKEIDFFFKQKDKKLKDIESIFENIPDDIEDEISSENYEDNVLNNDKKETKVHDKSKWAKAKPKKKRLVTKKSSAYKAKIQKKNSKSELSERSVGKKKSSLKKSIRKSDFKPKKR; encoded by the coding sequence ATGAAGAAGCAACAAAATGAAGAAGCTGTTAGGCTTGTAAAAGTGATATTAGAATCTGGTTTTGCAAGCAGGAGAAACTGCGAGAAGGCTATAATGTCAGGCAGGGTTCGGGTGAATAATCAGGTTATACTTGATCCTGCTTATAGAGTTAAAGAAGATGATTCTGTTTCCATAGACAGAGAACTAATAAAAAGACAGACTAAAAGGTATATGGCATTATATAAACCTATAGGCGTTGTAAGCACTACAAAATATTTACCTGGAAGACGAATAATTACAGAGTTTTTCAAAGGCATTAAGGAAAGACTTTTTTATGCAGGAAGGCTTGACTCTGAATCAAGAGGTATAATGATTATTACTAATGACGGAGAGTTCGCTAATATTATTACTCATCCTTCTTATGAGATTTTAAAAGTTTATGATGTTACTGTTAATGGAAAAATAGATTCTGAAGCTCTTTTGAATGCAAGCAAGGGTATCACTATTAAAAATGTTTCATATTCGCCTTTTAAATTTAAAATATTATCAAAAGGAAGAATACAAAGCAAAATACGATTAACTATCAATGAAGGAAAAAATAGAGAGATAAGAAAAATATTCGATTATCTTGGATACAAAGTTATAGATTTGGAGAGAATATCTGTAGGATGTGTGAGTAAATACGATGAAGTTTCCGGAACTTTAGAGGCTGGTCATATAAGGGATTTAACAAAAAAAGAAATAGATTTCTTCTTTAAGCAAAAAGATAAAAAATTAAAAGATATTGAAAGTATATTTGAAAATATTCCTGATGATATAGAAGATGAAATATCTAGTGAAAATTATGAAGATAATGTTTTAAATAATGATAAAAAAGAAACTAAGGTTCATGATAAATCTAAATGGGCTAAAGCTAAGCCTAAGAAAAAAAGATTAGTTACAAAAAAGTCTTCTGCATATAAAGCTAAAATACAGAAAAAAAATAGCAAGTCTGAATTGTCTGAAAGATCTGTAGGTAAAAAAAAATCATCACTAAAAAAAAGTATTAGGAAATCAGATTTTAAACCTAAAAAACGCTAG
- the dnaX gene encoding DNA polymerase III subunit gamma/tau — MAENYKVIARKYRPQTFEEVIGQEHITKTISKSIAQKKIAHAYLFSGAHGVGKTSLARIIAKALNCVNGPTDKPCGVCPSCTQIENGTPLDVIEIDGASNRGIENIRSIIENVRISPVAGKYKVYIIDEVHQITNEAFNALLKTLEEPPAHVVFILATTEADRVLPTIRSRCQQYTFKSLGIEDLEKILKGILDKENIKYDEEAIFLIAKQARGSVRDSETILEKMIAYTTDKKYITSADVNAVVGGNNFSFVKEFFDIIMSENKKSYFEFVKKLFEDAVDPRTFINSIIEYMRVVLMIKSGIDDTKLLEITENERDDLKVFANHYSDDEIERILDYVLLTEERIRNASNPRTIFEMRMLLLLNTDNLIRPVDIIASNMQASSSVNEDYGFETVSNNITSNNTNNNISVNHPKPQYDVPLNPNDKRRIFYNKILSFIESESPTIYSLLSQGNPIESKGAVLIVALPDHIYDMTQTDKRINDLVAKAIPHFTKNKDVAIQFQKAVEGNMIDKLKSKLQATEVDESSL; from the coding sequence ATGGCAGAAAACTATAAAGTAATAGCAAGAAAATACCGTCCTCAAACTTTTGAAGAGGTTATAGGTCAGGAGCATATAACAAAAACTATCTCAAAAAGTATAGCACAAAAAAAGATCGCACATGCATATCTATTTTCAGGGGCTCATGGTGTTGGTAAAACTTCTCTTGCTAGGATTATAGCTAAAGCCTTAAACTGTGTTAATGGTCCTACTGATAAGCCATGCGGAGTTTGTCCGTCATGTACTCAAATAGAAAACGGAACTCCTCTTGATGTTATAGAAATTGACGGTGCAAGCAATAGAGGTATAGAAAATATTAGAAGCATTATAGAAAATGTTCGTATATCTCCGGTAGCTGGAAAATACAAAGTATATATTATAGATGAGGTTCATCAGATAACTAATGAGGCTTTTAATGCACTCCTTAAAACTTTGGAAGAGCCTCCTGCACATGTTGTGTTTATACTTGCTACTACTGAGGCTGACAGGGTGCTTCCTACTATAAGAAGCCGATGTCAGCAGTATACTTTCAAATCTTTAGGTATAGAAGATTTAGAGAAAATATTAAAAGGCATACTTGATAAAGAAAATATTAAATATGATGAAGAGGCAATATTTTTAATAGCAAAGCAGGCTAGGGGTTCTGTAAGAGATAGTGAAACTATACTTGAAAAGATGATAGCTTACACTACCGATAAAAAGTATATAACTAGTGCTGATGTCAATGCTGTTGTGGGCGGAAATAATTTTTCTTTTGTTAAAGAGTTTTTTGATATTATAATGTCTGAAAATAAAAAATCTTATTTTGAGTTTGTAAAAAAATTATTTGAAGATGCAGTAGACCCTAGAACATTTATAAACAGCATAATAGAATATATGCGTGTAGTTCTTATGATAAAAAGCGGTATTGATGATACAAAGCTATTAGAGATTACTGAAAATGAGAGAGACGATTTAAAAGTATTTGCTAATCATTACAGCGATGATGAAATAGAGAGAATACTTGATTATGTATTACTTACAGAGGAGCGTATAAGAAATGCCTCTAATCCTAGAACTATATTTGAAATGCGTATGCTTCTTTTACTTAATACTGATAATTTGATTCGTCCTGTTGATATAATAGCTTCTAATATGCAGGCTTCTTCTTCTGTCAATGAAGATTATGGATTTGAAACTGTAAGTAATAATATAACTAGCAATAATACCAATAATAATATTTCAGTAAATCATCCTAAACCTCAGTATGATGTGCCTTTAAATCCTAATGATAAAAGACGCATATTCTACAATAAAATACTTTCATTTATAGAGTCAGAAAGTCCTACTATATACTCTTTATTATCTCAGGGAAATCCTATAGAAAGTAAAGGAGCGGTTTTAATAGTTGCACTTCCTGATCATATATATGATATGACACAGACAGATAAAAGAATAAATGATTTGGTGGCTAAGGCTATACCTCATTTTACTAAAAATAAAGATGTGGCTATACAGTTTCAGAAAGCGGTTGAAGGAAACATGATAGATAAATTAAAGAGCAAACTGCAGGCTACAGAGGTAGATGAAAGTTCTTTATAA
- a CDS encoding V-type ATP synthase subunit B — protein sequence MPKAFQKVYTKLVQITKATVSLRAENVGNDEMALVAGRPAQVVKMIGDIVTLQVFQGTEGIPTNAEVVFLGRPPRLKVSELLAGRFFNAYGEPIDGGAEVEGKEVEIGGPSVNPVRRKQPSELIATGIAGIDLNNTLVTGQKIPFFADPDQPYNAVLAQVALRAEADKIILGGMGLSNDDYLSFKNTFTEAGALDKIICFINTTDDPPVERLLIPDMACTAAEYFAVEKKEKVLVLLTDMTLYADALAIVSNKMDQIPSKDSMPGSLYSDLAKIYEKAAQFPDGGSITIIAVTTLNEGDITHAVPDNTGYITEGQLYLRRDSDIGKTIIDPFRSLSRLKQLVIGKKTREDHPAVMNTLVRLYSDAANAKMKKENGFDLTEYDERCLKYAAEYSERLLAIDINIKIDEMLETGWELMGKYFSKAEVGVKESLAEKYGKWSN from the coding sequence ATGCCTAAAGCATTTCAAAAAGTATATACAAAATTAGTACAGATTACTAAAGCAACTGTATCTTTAAGAGCAGAAAATGTCGGCAACGATGAAATGGCTCTTGTAGCAGGAAGACCTGCTCAGGTTGTAAAAATGATTGGAGATATTGTTACACTTCAGGTTTTCCAAGGTACTGAAGGCATACCTACTAATGCTGAAGTAGTATTCTTAGGCAGACCTCCTAGACTTAAAGTAAGCGAACTTCTTGCAGGAAGATTCTTTAATGCTTACGGCGAGCCTATTGACGGCGGTGCTGAAGTTGAAGGTAAAGAAGTAGAAATCGGAGGACCTTCTGTAAACCCTGTTAGAAGAAAACAGCCTTCTGAACTTATTGCTACAGGTATTGCCGGTATTGACCTTAACAATACTCTTGTTACAGGACAGAAAATACCGTTCTTCGCAGACCCAGATCAGCCTTACAACGCAGTTCTTGCTCAGGTAGCATTGAGAGCTGAAGCTGATAAAATCATACTTGGCGGTATGGGACTTTCTAACGATGACTATTTATCATTTAAAAATACATTTACTGAAGCCGGAGCTTTAGATAAAATTATATGTTTCATCAATACTACTGATGACCCTCCTGTAGAAAGACTTTTGATTCCGGATATGGCTTGTACCGCTGCTGAATATTTCGCAGTTGAGAAAAAAGAGAAAGTTCTTGTTCTTCTTACAGACATGACTCTTTATGCCGATGCTTTGGCTATAGTATCCAACAAAATGGATCAAATCCCTTCTAAAGATTCTATGCCGGGTTCTTTATATTCTGACCTTGCTAAAATATATGAAAAAGCAGCTCAGTTCCCAGACGGAGGTTCTATTACTATTATTGCTGTTACTACTCTTAATGAAGGGGATATTACTCATGCTGTACCAGACAACACTGGTTACATCACTGAAGGTCAGCTTTATTTAAGAAGAGACTCTGATATAGGTAAAACAATTATTGACCCATTCAGAAGCCTTTCTCGTTTGAAACAGCTTGTTATAGGTAAGAAAACTAGAGAAGATCACCCTGCTGTAATGAACACTTTGGTTCGTCTTTATTCAGATGCTGCTAATGCTAAAATGAAAAAAGAAAACGGTTTCGACTTGACAGAATACGATGAAAGATGTTTGAAATATGCTGCTGAATATTCTGAAAGATTACTTGCTATAGATATTAACATAAAAATTGATGAGATGTTGGAAACAGGCTGGGAATTGATGGGTAAATATTTCAGTAAAGCAGAAGTTGGTGTAAAAGAATCATTGGCAGAAAAATACGGTAAATGGTCAAACTAA
- a CDS encoding V-type ATP synthase subunit K yields the protein MGFTMNTALLLGYLGAGLMVGMSGIGSAVGTSISAMTTVGALKKNKDAFGSCLVLSALPGTQGLYGFAAFFIMQPYLTADISIFQGAAILGAGIAVGLACMVSAIFQGKVCANGVEAIGNGYDVFGNTIIVAVFPELYAIVSFATAFLISGVLGA from the coding sequence ATGGGTTTTACAATGAACACAGCACTTTTATTAGGATATTTAGGTGCAGGATTAATGGTAGGTATGTCTGGTATTGGTAGTGCGGTTGGTACTTCTATTTCTGCTATGACTACAGTTGGTGCTTTAAAGAAAAATAAAGATGCTTTTGGTAGCTGTCTTGTTTTAAGTGCTTTGCCTGGTACTCAAGGTCTTTATGGTTTTGCTGCTTTCTTCATTATGCAGCCTTATTTGACTGCTGATATAAGCATATTCCAAGGTGCTGCTATATTAGGTGCTGGTATTGCTGTTGGTTTAGCTTGTATGGTTTCTGCTATATTCCAAGGTAAAGTTTGTGCTAACGGTGTTGAAGCTATAGGTAATGGTTACGATGTATTTGGTAACACTATCATCGTTGCTGTATTCCCAGAACTTTACGCTATCGTTTCTTTCGCTACTGCATTCTTAATCAGTGGTGTTTTAGGTGCTTAA
- a CDS encoding DUF1349 domain-containing protein, with protein MHKEFLKENLFWIREPKNILIDDKKIEIYTESNTDLWQRTYYGFRNDNAPILQTKTKDKYFSFTVKTIFESKRRFDQCGVIIYIDSDNWFKASIEYENENYQRLGSVVTNNGYSDWATQDISAFIKEMYYRLSRRESDFLIEYSEDGENFKQMRIFHLFKADDEIPFGIYACSPEESSFKAVFTDMYITECKWHEHK; from the coding sequence ATGCATAAAGAATTTTTAAAAGAGAATTTATTTTGGATTAGAGAACCTAAAAATATATTAATTGATGATAAAAAAATAGAAATATATACAGAGTCTAATACAGACTTATGGCAGCGAACATATTATGGTTTTAGAAATGACAATGCTCCAATACTTCAGACAAAAACAAAAGATAAATATTTTTCTTTCACAGTAAAAACTATATTTGAAAGCAAACGCCGTTTTGATCAGTGCGGTGTTATAATATATATAGACAGTGATAATTGGTTTAAGGCTTCTATAGAATATGAGAATGAAAATTATCAGCGTTTGGGAAGTGTTGTTACAAATAACGGATATTCCGATTGGGCTACTCAGGATATATCTGCTTTTATAAAAGAGATGTATTACAGGCTAAGCAGAAGAGAAAGTGATTTTTTAATAGAATACAGCGAGGACGGAGAAAATTTCAAACAGATGAGAATATTTCATTTATTTAAAGCTGATGATGAAATCCCATTTGGAATATATGCCTGCAGTCCTGAAGAGTCGTCTTTTAAGGCAGTATTTACTGATATGTATATAACAGAATGCAAATGGCATGAGCATAAATAA
- a CDS encoding V-type ATP synthase subunit I — MIRKMKKLSLFVFHEDKEKTLNDLASLGLVHIEIASGVSSENIDNISAKKNDASRAKTIINNALADAKKAKKDVSNVKAENTSKKASEVVEDVINISQASDKLKAERDNCKKELAIVAPFGNFSFDKVHSLKEKIGYDVVFYSANAKEYNDFNFSEVKDIFTYPIKEEAGKVYFVAFKKDGSEETIPFDIINMPSQSYDEINEKIAKLDKEIENNETAIIKNQVYIEAINKEIDNLNIQNNFEEAKESFIASEGTEGKILYVEAYVPKDKESEVKSLLDSKKIAYILEDPSKDDKVPVELKNNKYSGAYELITKLFQLPNYFEIDLTPMIAVFYPLFFAYCFGDSGYGLVLTIVALIGLFTVLKGQLRGVGILALTLGICTTIMGVINGGSFFGVSIPSNTQIPLFAALSKYLIITDIKENWFLTPFNTALLIGVLHICFALLVGVIDRIKTSPIGDILGAIGKLLFIPGLVLWFLGDMQKMEVIKQFSTIYYALIVVGLVFLVILSNVGKKPDVLNSILGVYFAATGIMGDTLSYIRLFALGASGSILALVINQIGMSFKAIPGVGVVIMVVFLVVGHIAIFLLNILGALVHPLRLTFVEFYNNVGFEGGGKEYKPLKKAA, encoded by the coding sequence ATGATTAGAAAAATGAAGAAACTCTCTCTCTTTGTCTTTCATGAGGATAAGGAAAAAACTTTAAATGATTTAGCATCTCTTGGGCTTGTGCATATAGAAATTGCAAGCGGTGTTTCTAGTGAAAATATAGATAATATATCCGCTAAAAAGAATGATGCTTCAAGAGCTAAAACTATTATTAACAATGCTTTGGCTGATGCTAAAAAAGCTAAAAAAGATGTTTCCAATGTTAAAGCTGAAAATACTTCTAAAAAAGCATCAGAAGTAGTAGAAGATGTTATTAATATTTCTCAGGCTTCTGATAAATTGAAAGCTGAAAGAGATAATTGCAAAAAAGAATTGGCTATAGTTGCTCCTTTCGGTAATTTCAGTTTTGATAAAGTTCATAGCTTAAAAGAAAAAATCGGATATGATGTTGTATTCTATAGTGCTAATGCTAAAGAATATAATGACTTTAATTTTTCTGAAGTTAAAGATATATTCACTTATCCTATTAAAGAGGAAGCTGGAAAGGTTTATTTTGTTGCTTTCAAAAAAGACGGAAGCGAAGAGACTATTCCTTTTGATATTATTAATATGCCTAGTCAATCTTATGATGAGATAAATGAAAAAATAGCTAAACTTGATAAAGAAATTGAAAATAATGAAACAGCTATTATTAAAAATCAAGTATATATAGAAGCTATTAATAAAGAAATAGATAATCTCAATATACAAAATAATTTTGAAGAGGCTAAAGAGAGTTTTATAGCCAGCGAAGGTACTGAAGGTAAAATACTTTATGTAGAAGCCTATGTACCTAAAGATAAAGAAAGCGAAGTAAAATCTTTATTAGACAGCAAAAAAATAGCTTATATATTAGAAGATCCTAGTAAAGATGATAAAGTACCTGTTGAACTTAAAAACAATAAATATTCAGGTGCTTATGAGCTTATTACAAAACTATTCCAATTACCGAATTATTTTGAGATAGATTTAACTCCTATGATAGCGGTTTTCTATCCTTTATTCTTTGCTTATTGTTTCGGTGATTCAGGTTATGGTTTGGTATTGACTATAGTAGCTTTGATAGGTTTATTTACAGTATTAAAGGGACAATTAAGGGGAGTAGGCATACTTGCTTTAACATTAGGTATATGTACTACTATTATGGGTGTTATAAATGGAGGAAGTTTCTTTGGTGTAAGCATACCTTCTAATACTCAGATACCTTTATTTGCTGCTTTAAGTAAATATTTGATAATTACTGATATTAAAGAAAATTGGTTCTTAACACCATTTAATACAGCATTACTTATAGGAGTTCTTCATATATGTTTTGCTTTATTAGTAGGCGTTATAGACAGAATTAAAACTAGCCCTATAGGAGATATACTTGGTGCTATTGGTAAACTTCTATTTATACCGGGACTTGTTTTATGGTTCTTGGGCGATATGCAGAAAATGGAAGTGATTAAACAATTCAGCACTATATATTATGCTTTAATAGTTGTTGGTTTGGTATTCTTAGTGATACTTTCTAATGTTGGTAAAAAACCTGATGTATTAAACTCTATACTTGGCGTTTATTTCGCGGCAACTGGTATAATGGGTGATACACTTTCTTATATTCGTTTGTTTGCTTTAGGTGCTTCAGGTTCTATATTGGCATTGGTAATAAATCAAATAGGTATGAGTTTCAAAGCTATTCCGGGTGTTGGTGTAGTGATAATGGTAGTATTCCTTGTAGTAGGTCATATTGCTATATTCTTACTAAACATACTTGGTGCTTTGGTACACCCTTTAAGATTAACATTTGTAGAGTTCTATAACAATGTTGGTTTTGAAGGCGGCGGAAAAGAGTATAAGCCTCTCAAAAAAGCGGCTTAA
- a CDS encoding DUF2764 family protein — protein sequence MGSYYYLISGLPEVKLSDAKAKYDINEITQSILSSLNAKDSKFFKYLIYQNDNKNLVSAIAKQKGLFTPYIEHIEPSIFSKEEMQKYASISNLPLYMSKFLEDSKNIEWENARHIENTLLNLYYEEMIQNGNSFIKNYALFMRDMKNVLAALNGRALGFSSDAIAKELIGDYSLISALTKSTASDFGVGREIPYINTIIETFNSSDKADPYNMENIECSLVREFLDRLTSIKSFTTDNVFAYYINLTYAVSINGRNEEEGKKHLETLIGSLKEKASVYN from the coding sequence ATGGGATCATATTATTATCTTATCTCAGGTCTTCCAGAAGTGAAACTTTCTGATGCTAAGGCTAAGTATGATATTAATGAAATTACTCAAAGCATATTATCTAGTTTAAATGCTAAAGATTCTAAATTTTTTAAGTATCTTATTTATCAAAATGATAATAAAAATTTAGTAAGTGCTATAGCAAAACAAAAGGGATTATTTACTCCTTATATAGAACATATAGAACCATCAATATTCAGTAAAGAAGAGATGCAGAAATATGCAAGTATATCAAATTTACCATTGTATATGAGTAAGTTTTTAGAGGACAGTAAGAATATTGAATGGGAAAATGCGAGACATATAGAAAATACTCTTTTAAATTTGTATTATGAAGAGATGATACAAAATGGTAATTCATTTATAAAAAATTATGCTTTATTTATGAGAGATATGAAAAATGTTCTTGCTGCCTTAAATGGAAGAGCTTTAGGTTTTTCAAGCGATGCTATAGCGAAAGAGCTTATAGGAGATTATTCTTTGATATCAGCATTGACAAAATCAACAGCTTCAGATTTCGGAGTAGGCAGAGAGATACCATATATCAATACTATTATTGAAACATTCAATTCATCAGATAAAGCAGATCCGTATAATATGGAAAACATAGAATGTTCTTTGGTAAGAGAATTTTTAGACAGATTAACTTCTATAAAATCTTTCACAACAGATAATGTTTTTGCTTATTATATAAATCTCACTTATGCTGTTAGTATAAACGGAAGGAATGAAGAGGAAGGTAAGAAACATTTAGAGACGCTAATAGGTTCTTTGAAAGAAAAGGCGTCTGTGTATAATTAA
- a CDS encoding V-type ATP synthase subunit D, giving the protein MALKFQYNKTALQNLRRQLTIREKALPTLKSKEAALRLEVRKITAEIELLKEEYQKLVKENQNYNGFWTDFPEIVKIKKINSELKNIAGVKVSILSDIDFAIENVSLFNMPSWIRLAISMFERLMTIQVKIEMTEARLNALAYARKKTTQKVNLYEKVQIPEYKTAIIKIKRYMEDEDNLSKSSQKIVKERNRAKEASL; this is encoded by the coding sequence ATGGCATTAAAGTTTCAATACAATAAAACGGCTCTTCAAAACCTAAGACGCCAGCTTACTATTCGTGAGAAAGCATTGCCTACTTTGAAAAGTAAAGAGGCAGCTCTTCGTCTTGAGGTGAGAAAGATTACCGCTGAGATTGAATTACTTAAAGAAGAATATCAAAAATTAGTTAAAGAAAATCAAAACTACAATGGATTTTGGACTGATTTCCCAGAGATAGTAAAAATCAAAAAAATCAATTCAGAATTAAAAAACATTGCGGGTGTTAAAGTTTCTATACTATCTGATATAGACTTCGCTATCGAAAATGTCAGCCTTTTTAATATGCCTTCTTGGATTAGACTTGCTATAAGCATGTTTGAACGCCTTATGACTATTCAAGTAAAAATTGAAATGACTGAGGCTAGACTTAATGCTTTAGCTTATGCTAGGAAAAAAACTACTCAGAAAGTTAACCTTTATGAGAAAGTTCAAATCCCAGAATATAAAACTGCTATAATCAAGATTAAAAGGTATATGGAAGACGAAGATAATTTAAGTAAGTCTTCTCAAAAAATAGTTAAAGAAAGAAACAGAGCTAAGGAGGCGTCTTTATGA